A window of the Apodemus sylvaticus chromosome 15, mApoSyl1.1, whole genome shotgun sequence genome harbors these coding sequences:
- the LOC127666293 gene encoding keratin-associated protein 13-1-like, with translation MSCNCHSDNLSTSSRSCLSIAGPSCCSSCSSNLVYTTTNCSPSTCQQSSSLNSSCQETCIEPTSFQSSCVVSSPCQVPCYYPRSSTPCSPCPGPYAGSNGIEPSSFCSLDYGSRRYYTMGCGSSGFESLNYEISGFPLLSYGYRYCYPNHLAASICQPYYKPTCGNILYGFNY, from the coding sequence ATGAGTTGTAACTGCCACTCTGATAACTTGTCTACCTCCTCTAGGAGCTGCCTGTCCATCGCGGGTCCCTCCTGTTGTTCCTCCTGCTCAAGCAACCTGGTCTACACCACTACCAACTGCTCTCCCAGCACCTGCCAGCAGAGCTCCTCTCTCAACAGCAGCTGCCAGGAGACCTGCATTGAGCCCACCAGCTTCCAGAGTTCCTGTGTGGTGTCCAGCCCCTGCCAGGTGCCCTGCTACTACCCGAGGAGCTCCACACCCTGCAGCCCCTGCCCAGGACCCTATGCTGGCTCTAATGGCATTGAGCCTAGCAGCTTCTGCTCTCTGGATTATGGATCTAGAAGATACTACACCATGGGTTGTGGATCCAGTGGTTTTGAATCTCTGAATTATGAAATCTCTGGCTTCCCATTACTGAGTTATGGGTATAGATACTGCTACCCAAACCACCTGGCAGCTAGTATCTGCCAACCATATTATAAACCAACTTGTGGTAATATTCTCTATGGATTCAACTACTGA